The following proteins are encoded in a genomic region of Arcobacter suis CECT 7833:
- the rfaE1 gene encoding D-glycero-beta-D-manno-heptose-7-phosphate kinase has translation MYKLENTNTNILVIGDLMIDHYLWGKCERISPEAPVQIVNIEKESSVLGGAGNVINNLRALGSKVDVISVIGNDEVANELKLLLNKIGVEDKKLIIEEDRKTSKKSRLIAAQQQVIRYDKESIEDISENSSKKILDILEKNISTYNAIILSDYGKGVLTNSLTKKIISLANNNKIKVLVDPKGKDYSKYSGAYTLTPNKKEAIEATNIDIVNNTKLEEALKYLKDTCNLEISLITLSENGIAIFDDNLRIKPTVAREVYDVTGAGDTVIASITFAIANNLNIDEAINFANLAAGVVVGKIGSATATLDEIYEYESSLHKSSSTSHIKSFDEIEKLSKKFHEKGKKIIFTNGCFDILHAGHVKYLEVAKSYGDILILGLNADSSVKKLKGPTRPINTQNDRAYILASLESVDYVVIFDEETPYELIKKIQPHILVKGGDYEGKKVIGSDIAQEVRLVQFLDGKSTTNIIQRIQNNETNN, from the coding sequence ATGTATAAGCTAGAAAATACAAATACAAATATTCTTGTAATTGGTGATTTAATGATTGATCATTATTTATGGGGAAAATGTGAAAGAATCTCCCCAGAAGCACCTGTACAAATTGTAAATATAGAAAAAGAAAGCTCTGTTTTAGGTGGAGCAGGAAATGTAATAAATAATCTTAGAGCTTTAGGCTCAAAAGTTGATGTAATAAGCGTAATTGGAAATGATGAAGTTGCCAATGAATTAAAACTACTTTTAAACAAAATTGGAGTTGAAGATAAAAAATTAATTATAGAAGAAGATAGAAAGACTTCAAAAAAAAGCCGTTTGATAGCAGCTCAACAACAAGTTATTAGATATGATAAAGAGAGTATTGAAGATATATCTGAGAATAGTTCTAAAAAAATATTAGATATCTTGGAAAAAAACATCTCAACATATAATGCTATTATTCTATCTGATTATGGAAAAGGTGTGTTAACTAACTCTTTAACAAAAAAAATCATTTCACTTGCAAACAATAACAAAATAAAAGTTTTAGTTGATCCAAAAGGAAAAGATTATAGTAAATATAGTGGTGCATATACTCTAACACCAAACAAAAAAGAAGCTATTGAAGCTACAAATATAGATATAGTAAATAATACAAAATTAGAAGAAGCTTTAAAATATCTAAAAGATACTTGTAATTTAGAAATATCTTTAATTACACTAAGTGAAAATGGTATTGCAATTTTTGATGATAATTTAAGAATCAAACCAACAGTTGCTAGAGAAGTTTATGATGTAACAGGAGCTGGGGATACTGTAATTGCTTCAATTACATTTGCAATTGCAAATAATTTAAATATCGATGAAGCAATAAATTTTGCCAATCTAGCAGCAGGTGTTGTTGTAGGAAAAATTGGTAGTGCAACTGCAACTTTGGATGAAATATATGAATATGAATCAAGTTTGCATAAATCAAGTTCAACTTCTCATATAAAAAGTTTTGATGAAATTGAGAAATTATCTAAAAAGTTTCATGAAAAAGGGAAAAAAATAATTTTTACAAATGGATGCTTTGATATATTACATGCTGGACATGTCAAATATCTTGAAGTTGCCAAAAGTTATGGAGATATTTTAATATTAGGCTTAAATGCTGATAGTTCAGTAAAAAAATTAAAAGGTCCAACAAGACCTATTAATACTCAAAATGATAGAGCTTATATTTTAGCTTCCCTAGAATCAGTTGATTATGTAGTAATCTTTGATGAGGAAACACCTTATGAATTAATAAAAAAAATTCAGCCACATATATTAGTTAAAGGTGGAGATTATGAAGGTAAGAAAGTAATAGGTTCTGATATTGCTCAAGAAGTAAGACTTGTTCAATTTTTAGATGGGAAAAGTACAACAAATATAATTCAAAGGATTCAAAATAATGAAACAAACAATTAA
- the gmhA gene encoding D-sedoheptulose 7-phosphate isomerase has translation MKQTIKNELLSHLEVINLTIETMQDKLESASKLVVDTLKSGNKILLCGNGGSAADAQHIAAELTGRYKTERRGLPGIALTTDTSALTAIGNDYGYDRIFDRQIEALANNGDLVIGISTSGNSKNIINALKVARKLGCKTLGLTGRDGGIMNELCDINLIVPSNNTPRIQEMHILFGHTICQIVDNKLS, from the coding sequence ATGAAACAAACAATTAAAAATGAATTATTATCTCATTTAGAAGTAATAAATCTAACTATTGAAACTATGCAAGATAAATTAGAAAGCGCTTCAAAATTGGTTGTAGATACACTAAAGAGTGGAAATAAAATATTACTTTGTGGAAATGGTGGAAGTGCAGCAGATGCTCAACATATTGCAGCTGAATTAACAGGAAGATATAAAACAGAAAGAAGAGGACTTCCAGGAATTGCACTTACAACGGATACAAGTGCTTTAACTGCTATTGGAAATGACTATGGTTATGATAGAATTTTTGATAGACAAATTGAAGCTTTAGCAAATAATGGTGATTTAGTAATTGGTATTAGTACAAGTGGAAATAGTAAAAATATAATAAATGCGTTAAAGGTTGCAAGAAAATTAGGTTGTAAAACTTTAGGATTAACAGGACGAGATGGAGGAATTATGAATGAACTTTGTGATATAAATCTAATAGTTCCTTCAAATAATACTCCGAGAATTCAAGAAATGCATATTTTATTTGGACATACTATTTGTCAAATCGTAGATAATAAGTTAAGTTAA
- a CDS encoding CatB-related O-acetyltransferase codes for MIKKIKEFIKELRRPYYTNKKKRYKNFSIGNYTYGSPKIYANPKNFKIGKFCSIASDVVFYAGGEHNYNWISSYNFSPKFKCIPCTKSKGDVIIGNDVWLADGVLVLSGVTIGDGAVIAARSVVTKDVKPYEIVGGNPARHIKFRFSESQINSLLEIKWWNWDIEKIKANFDLILSPNIDDFISKHIKK; via the coding sequence ATGATAAAAAAAATAAAAGAGTTTATAAAAGAATTGAGAAGACCCTATTATACAAATAAAAAAAAGAGATATAAAAATTTTTCTATAGGTAATTATACATATGGAAGTCCTAAAATATATGCAAATCCTAAAAATTTTAAAATAGGAAAATTTTGTTCTATTGCATCAGATGTAGTTTTTTATGCGGGAGGTGAACATAATTATAATTGGATAAGTTCTTATAACTTTAGTCCAAAATTCAAATGTATCCCTTGTACAAAAAGTAAAGGCGATGTGATAATAGGAAATGATGTATGGCTTGCCGATGGTGTGTTGGTTTTATCCGGTGTTACAATTGGCGATGGAGCGGTTATTGCTGCAAGGTCAGTTGTAACTAAAGATGTGAAACCTTATGAAATAGTAGGGGGGAACCCTGCTAGACACATAAAATTCAGATTTTCAGAATCTCAAATTAATTCTTTATTGGAAATAAAATGGTGGAATTGGGACATAGAAAAAATCAAGGCTAATTTTGATTTAATATTAAGCCCTAATATAGATGATTTTATATCAAAACATATAAAAAAATAA